The following proteins are co-located in the Candidatus Aminicenantes bacterium genome:
- a CDS encoding GAF domain-containing protein codes for MGRQLQRDSILHITEINRRINQYRDLDSLLNHVLREARQLTAADAGSIYMIRDGHLSFEYVQNDSLAGPKHSPDFLYQHQTVAMDHRSIAGHVAITQRPLLIDDVYHLPPGVPYTFNPSFDQKTRYHTRSVLTVPLMNSRDRIMGIMQIINPRSQQKGHTVFNQDDEAIVTYFANLAAVAIEKALLTREIILRMIKMSALRDPEETAPHVNRVGAYSVEIYHRWAWDHGIEESRIQRTRDLLRIAAMLHDVGKIGISDSILKKRGKLTSAEFRRVQLHTVYGAQLFTDVTSEWDEMAAQIALSHHERWDGSGYPGVIHDLSTPPRRLGPGLHGESIPIFGRIVALADVYDALMSQRSYKPCWKESDVLEHIGNQRQGHFDPAVVDAFFAAYPVIQSIQKKYGDGSFPSG; via the coding sequence TTGGGGCGGCAATTGCAGCGCGACAGCATTCTTCACATTACGGAAATCAACAGGCGCATCAACCAGTACAGAGACCTCGATTCTCTTTTAAACCACGTACTGCGGGAAGCCCGCCAACTGACCGCCGCGGATGCCGGCTCCATCTACATGATCCGAGATGGCCACTTGAGTTTCGAATACGTTCAAAATGACAGCCTTGCCGGCCCCAAACATTCACCGGACTTTCTGTACCAGCACCAGACAGTGGCGATGGATCACCGCTCCATCGCCGGACACGTAGCCATTACGCAGCGTCCCCTGCTTATCGATGATGTTTACCATCTGCCCCCCGGCGTTCCCTACACATTTAATCCCAGTTTCGACCAAAAGACCCGCTACCACACTCGATCCGTTCTCACAGTGCCGCTGATGAACTCCCGGGACCGGATCATGGGCATCATGCAGATCATCAATCCCCGGAGCCAACAAAAAGGGCACACGGTCTTTAACCAGGACGATGAAGCCATTGTCACCTATTTTGCCAACCTGGCCGCGGTTGCCATTGAAAAGGCCCTGTTGACACGGGAAATCATTTTGCGCATGATTAAAATGTCCGCTCTCCGTGATCCCGAAGAAACAGCACCCCACGTCAACCGGGTGGGCGCCTATTCCGTTGAGATCTACCACCGCTGGGCCTGGGACCACGGCATCGAAGAAAGCCGGATTCAACGCACACGTGACCTGCTGCGAATCGCCGCCATGTTGCATGATGTGGGCAAAATCGGTATTAGCGATTCCATTCTAAAGAAACGGGGCAAACTCACTTCGGCGGAATTCCGCCGGGTGCAACTGCACACCGTCTACGGCGCGCAGCTGTTTACAGACGTCACCTCGGAGTGGGACGAAATGGCGGCTCAGATCGCGCTTTCGCACCACGAACGCTGGGATGGATCCGGCTATCCCGGCGTGATTCATGACTTATCCACACCCCCCCGTCGCCTGGGACCCGGACTTCACGGCGAGTCGATTCCCATTTTCGGTCGAATTGTGGCCCTGGCGGATGTCTATGACGCGTTGATGTCCCAACGAAGTTACAAGCCCTGCTGGAAAGAAAGCGACGTACTGGAGCATATCGGAAACCAGCGACAGGGTCACTTCGACCCCGCGGTTGTGGACGCGTTCTTTGCCGCTTACCCTGTCATTCAATCCATTCAGAAAAAATACGGCGACGGAAGTTTCCCCAGCGGTTGA